The Deinococcus radiopugnans ATCC 19172 genome contains the following window.
ATGGGAGGTCCGATCTTCACGCGGCCGTCCTCACCCACCAGCACGTTCATAAAGATGTTGAGGGTGGTGGGGATCTGATCAGGCCGGATACCGTAGGGCGCCAGGGCCTGCACCAGGTTACCGAAACAACTGGGGTGTCCCTCGGCGGTGCCAGGGGGATAGAGCAGTTCAAACGTCTCGGTCGAGCAAGGCGTCAGCAAAAAGTCATGACGCCCCACATCGTCTCTCAACAGGGTCAGCATCGGACGGCTGCGGTTGGAGTACAGGACATGCCCGCTGGTGAGGTAAATGGTTTCGTTGTAATCAAAAGTTCGGCCGGAGGACAGCCACTCGCCGCTGTCGCCGTCTGCGTACGCCATCAGGTCAGCCACCTGCTCACCGCGTGGGTCAGTCACCACCAGCACCTCACCCCGGCGCAGGCGAAAGGCAGTCCCGCTCTGGGGGGGAATGCGGTGGGGTCCGGCCTGGGAAACAGGGTCAGTCATGGGCACTCTCCTGCTCGAAAGGACGCGAGGTGGAGAGGAAGGGGCAGCGGGCGATATCAGGGCCTGTCTCGGGAATACGCCGGGCATTCGGCCGTGACGGGAAGCGCGCCTGCCAGTCCGGCTCTACCGCACGCCCCGAGTATTGCCGTGCCTCGGACGCCTGTCCGTGATCCGCCAGGTTCGGATTCAGACTGCCCTGCAACTTCATCTCGCGGCCACGGATCGTTTCCTGAAAGCGGGGCCAGCGGCCGTCGCCTTTCAAGGCGCGGAACTGCCGGTGTGCGTTGAACACCAGCGCCGGGTCAGGGAAGGCCCGCGCGACGCGGCTGCTGCGCGGATGCCCTCCGATGATGAAAAAGGCCCGCCCCGCAAAGGAGAACCCGAAGGAGGGATCGCTGGGATCCGCGCTGACCTCAGGACTATAGGGTGAGGTGTCGGCGCGGTGCAGCGCCCGGAGCTGCTCCCAAAGCCGCGCCTCGAAGGTGAGTTCATCCATTTCACGCGGCCCGCGGAACACCGCCACCATGGTGGTGAAATCCGAGTCCATCTCGTCCTGATCATGGCAGAAGCGCTGCAGATCGCGGGCCAAGGCCGCCGTAGCTTCCGGACTGCCCAGTTCGCCGTAACTGGCGAAGGCGTAGTGGTCGGTGTTGAAGGCGGCCTTGGCCGCCACGCAGGAGAAGTTCGGAGCCAGGATTCGGTCCCGAAACGTCTGGTGGGCCTGTCTCACGAAATGTCCGCCCGTCCCCTGCAATTCGCCGTTTTCAATCAGGTGGTAGCTGTTGGGGCCACGCCCTGTTGAGGGGTTGTCATTGAGCATCGTTCCTCCACGTTCCGCGTGTCCCGGAAGAGCCGGGCGCGGTTGTCTATGCCCAACGTAGCGTCGACTGGCCAGCGACTGTGTAGAGTGTGCCGCTAACTCAAGAAAAGTCAGGGAGCCGTGAAGAAAGCCAGAAAGGCCCTCTCAGACAGGCTCTGGGACCACAGCCACCACCGTGTATGGATTGCTTGTGCAAGGGCAGTCGGGCTGGGGTCACGCTCCTCCCCGACTCCCCTTCAAAACTCCCGACCTGAGATCAAAAGTCGGCTCTTTTCTATAAGGGTCCTCACATGGGGCACAGCAATGCTGAAGGGGCCATTGCGGACGCGCCCTCTGGCCCAGGAGTTCACCATGCCAGACCAGACTTCCCAGATCAGTTGGCCCCTGACCGATCCGGCGGCCGCCCTCTCCGCTTTTCTCGCTGCCCTGCCTGACGCGCCACACTTGCTGGGGCTGGGTGAGCCCACCCACGGCGTCGAGGCCTTTCCTCTCTGGCGCAATCGCATCTTCCAGACCCTGGTGGAAACACAGGGCTTTCGCTCCATCGCCATCGAGAGCGACATCATCGCTGGCCTGCAGGCGGATGCTTATGTCGCCTCCGGACAGGACACCCTGGACGAGGTGATGACAGGTGGGTTCAGCCACGGCTTCAGAGGAGTGCAGGCCAATAGGGACTTGGTGGTCTGGATGCGTCAGTTCAATGCTGGACGCAATGAACTGGACCGAGTCAGGTTCTACGGCTTTGATCCGCCTATCGAGAACATGTGGGCAGCCAGCCCACGGCACGTCCTGCTGGCCCTCTGGGACTTCCTGGCCCCACGCTTTTCCCACCTGCCTGCAGACCGAGCCACGCTGGAGCACCTCTGTGGAGACGATGCCCGCTGGACGAACCAGGCCGCTGCGATGGACCCCAGCCAGTCCATTGGAGCGACAGCAGACGCCTGGCACCTGCGGGCGCTGGCCGATGACCTGCTGGGGTTTCTCGAAACCCAGCGCCCTGGACTCGGGGCGCAGCCTGAGCTCTGGGAGGCACGGTTGCACGCCCGGACGGCCCTGGGTCTGCTGCGCTACCACGCCAATCTGGCTACCCCCTCAGCGGACCGCATCTCGCAGATGCTGGCCCTGCGCGCGGTGATGATGGCGGACAATCTCCGTGCCATCGCCGAACGGGAAATGGAGCGCGGCCCCACGCTGGTCTTCGCCCACAATTCTCACCTACAGCGTGGGGCCAGTCAGATCCGGATGGAGACCATGAACGCCGACTGGTGGCCCGCCGGGGCGCATCTTCTCGGACGGGGCACACCGTACGCCGTCATCGCCATGTCCAGCGGTGAGGGTGCAGCGCTGCTCTTGCCGGACGCCGGGGAAGGCCATCAGCGGAGCGGGGCGTCCCTTCAGGCCACTCCAGGACGCCTCGAACGAGACGGGGTGCTGGTCGTCGCAGCGGGATCAGAGATTCCATCCGAAACACGGTCTCCATTGGGTTGATTGTGAAGCAGCTCAGCCCACGGCTCTCTTGACGAGGGCGGTGATCCTTTCCTCAATGCCCGGCGTCCAGTCCATCAAGGCAAAGGCTGTCGGCCACAAGGCACCGTCGTCAAGCTTCGCCTCGTCGCTGAAGCCCAGCGTCGCGTACCTCGTCTTGAACTTGCGCGCACCCTGGAAGAAACAGACCACCTTGCCCTCCTGGGCGTAGGCGGGCATGCCGTACCAGAGCTTCGGCTGTAGGTCAGGTGCGCAGGACGTGATCAGGGCATGCAGCCGCTCGCCCAGAACTCGGTCCGGCTCCGGCATTTCCGCCAGTTTCGCCAGGACCTCAATCGTCCCGTCTCCCCTGGCGGCCCGCGAGCCGCGCCGCGAACTTCCCCTCAGTTCCTGGGCACGTTCCTTCATCGCGGCCCGTTCATCGTCCGTGAAGCTCTCAGACACGTTTGCTTTGCTGGCCTTTGCCGGTCGTGTGCCGGGTTTCGCAGTCTTTCCGGAAATCTTTCCTGTCATCACATTCCTTCCTATTGGGAAAACGCGAGTGACGGCGAAGCCGTTGGAGGCATGTCGCGTCAGCGCCGCTCCTGGATACGGATCAGGTTGCCTGCGGGATCACGGAAGGCGCAGTCACGAACGCCGTACGCCTGCTCCGTTGGTTCCTGAACGACCTCGGCGTCGCTGGCTTGCAACCGATCAAACGTCTCGTCCAGATCGTCGGTGGCCAGATTGATGCTGGCGTAGCTGCCCTTGGCCATCATCTCGGTGATGGTGCGGCGCTCGGCGTCGGTCAGACCCGGATCCATGGCCGGTGGGTGCAGCACAATGGACGTGCCGGGCTGGCCCACCGGACCCACCGTGATCCAGTACATGCCGCCGTACTCGACACTGTCCCGGACCTCAAAGCCGAGGGTGTCGCGGTAAAACGCCAGCGAGGCGTCTGGACTGGTATGCGGCAGGAACGTCTGATGGATGGTGAGATTCATGCCTTCATCCTAGGTTTGCCGCGCCTTCAGTGCTTCTCGATTCCTGATCGGACGGGTGACCTGCTTCGCCACGCAGGGCGGCATGCCCGCCGTCGTGCCCGCCGCGTGCTGACGGTAGAGACTGGGCGACATCCCCACCAATTCGGAGAAGCGGGTGCTGAAGGTGCCCAGCGACGAACAGCCGACCTCGAAACAGACCTGCGTGACGCTCAGATCCCCCTGACGCAGCAGCGTCATGGCGCGCTCGATGCGCCGCGTCATCAGGTAACTGTACGGGGACTCGCCGTAGGCCAGCCGGAACTGTCGGCTGAGGTGTCCTGCCGACATATGCACCCCCGCGGCCAGCACCTCGACATTCAGGGGTCGCGCGTATTCCCGGTCAATCCGGTCACGCACACGGCGCAGCCGCGCGAGATCGCGCAGGTGCTGCGGCGTGGCGGCGGAGCTGTCCATGATGCTTCAGGATAAACCTATCTGACCATACGTCAGGGTGACGAACACCTGTCGTGACAGACGGCCCGCATGACGAGATGGCAGGAGACCTTGGAAAGTCTGACGCTCTCCCGCTCAAGGCGAGCGACGCTCCAAGAGGGGTTGGAGTTCTGGCCTTCGCGAATGGG
Protein-coding sequences here:
- a CDS encoding DUF1989 domain-containing protein, which codes for MTDPVSQAGPHRIPPQSGTAFRLRRGEVLVVTDPRGEQVADLMAYADGDSGEWLSSGRTFDYNETIYLTSGHVLYSNRSRPMLTLLRDDVGRHDFLLTPCSTETFELLYPPGTAEGHPSCFGNLVQALAPYGIRPDQIPTTLNIFMNVLVGEDGRVKIGPPISQAGQSLELRAEMDLVVGLTACSAEGSNNGTFKPIDYQITAVQSG
- a CDS encoding helix-turn-helix transcriptional regulator, with translation MDSSAATPQHLRDLARLRRVRDRIDREYARPLNVEVLAAGVHMSAGHLSRQFRLAYGESPYSYLMTRRIERAMTLLRQGDLSVTQVCFEVGCSSLGTFSTRFSELVGMSPSLYRQHAAGTTAGMPPCVAKQVTRPIRNREALKARQT
- a CDS encoding VOC family protein; translated protein: MNLTIHQTFLPHTSPDASLAFYRDTLGFEVRDSVEYGGMYWITVGPVGQPGTSIVLHPPAMDPGLTDAERRTITEMMAKGSYASINLATDDLDETFDRLQASDAEVVQEPTEQAYGVRDCAFRDPAGNLIRIQERR
- a CDS encoding erythromycin esterase family protein is translated as MPDQTSQISWPLTDPAAALSAFLAALPDAPHLLGLGEPTHGVEAFPLWRNRIFQTLVETQGFRSIAIESDIIAGLQADAYVASGQDTLDEVMTGGFSHGFRGVQANRDLVVWMRQFNAGRNELDRVRFYGFDPPIENMWAASPRHVLLALWDFLAPRFSHLPADRATLEHLCGDDARWTNQAAAMDPSQSIGATADAWHLRALADDLLGFLETQRPGLGAQPELWEARLHARTALGLLRYHANLATPSADRISQMLALRAVMMADNLRAIAEREMERGPTLVFAHNSHLQRGASQIRMETMNADWWPAGAHLLGRGTPYAVIAMSSGEGAALLLPDAGEGHQRSGASLQATPGRLERDGVLVVAAGSEIPSETRSPLG
- the gntA gene encoding guanitoxin biosynthesis heme-dependent pre-guanitoxin N-hydroxylase GntA, translated to MLNDNPSTGRGPNSYHLIENGELQGTGGHFVRQAHQTFRDRILAPNFSCVAAKAAFNTDHYAFASYGELGSPEATAALARDLQRFCHDQDEMDSDFTTMVAVFRGPREMDELTFEARLWEQLRALHRADTSPYSPEVSADPSDPSFGFSFAGRAFFIIGGHPRSSRVARAFPDPALVFNAHRQFRALKGDGRWPRFQETIRGREMKLQGSLNPNLADHGQASEARQYSGRAVEPDWQARFPSRPNARRIPETGPDIARCPFLSTSRPFEQESAHD
- a CDS encoding DUF1801 domain-containing protein, whose protein sequence is MMTGKISGKTAKPGTRPAKASKANVSESFTDDERAAMKERAQELRGSSRRGSRAARGDGTIEVLAKLAEMPEPDRVLGERLHALITSCAPDLQPKLWYGMPAYAQEGKVVCFFQGARKFKTRYATLGFSDEAKLDDGALWPTAFALMDWTPGIEERITALVKRAVG